One stretch of Lysobacter sp. TY2-98 DNA includes these proteins:
- a CDS encoding EAL domain-containing protein, which produces MTSTMASTSTSAVGARPARERRRLRLLAVGWGLAALLPVIAVVLAVTDYREYQDAREVRSRLVADAVQRQLLDRLGLLGRQLAGAASTSDGTALVPMADVTVTPATAADSMGASGARVGAPTRIGGRWRLPVSRRVGDRIVRATIDPEVLTAVVRGYRLDRHDFVSLVQDSRVLVARWPRTERGLGSPVGRSPLFEPHYARLREGRYVSATLSDGRWREHAFRRLPGTGLAIIVGTEPPQMLDLWGRPAGAICIIALLLALAWSWLVRRFDRVLHQLENREERLEQAKTLAMLGEYEWDPRTGIIQVSRQGARIYGLPETTRAMPLDDVMELVHPDDHAIVQAGGVEVMASGGPTDVQFRIRRTDGAERVVLARSLVTHDEYGQTIVRGIQQDVTELVEARERAHEAEEEYRFLFEHNPLPMWVFDRDTLQILAINDAMVSHYGYTRDELIGASMLSFRPDSEHEAVRAAAADASSRRPQGKVWTHLHRNGHVMRMAIYNHDIDFHGRNARLVAAEDVTERERAQERFHLVSRATSDAVYDYDVQSGEVWWSESYYTRFGTLPQDVSPIEEWSTRVHPTDHARVTNGLKHALESDDGEWREQYRYRRGDGSYALVIDRAFIQRDSTGRALRVVGGMLDMSERESYEERLAYRATHDSLTDLPNRQLLQDRLQQALLNAQRYGRGGVLIFIDLDDFKLVNDALGHGAGDQVLREVADRLRSVARETDTVARFGGDEFVIVLTEQMGDSGATEVIRRITEALSRPMDLGDTQHTLTASLGWCRFPEAGKDVETLLKHGDLAMHQAKRQGRNRAVPFQAEFVDGVSRRVQLVAELRRALERDEFVPVFQPLFDANERPVALETLVRWNHPERGLLMPGEFIPVCEESGLIVDLGRRVLDQAARHYRLLADAGLPQLRVAVNVSPAQFNDELVQYVAETVQRHRLPAEVLELEITEGLLMQDPERAIELMRQIAGLGVSFSIDDFGTGYSSLAYLKRFPIDRLKIDRSFVRDLGSDEDDAAICNSIIGLAHALDIRTVAEGVETSLQLDWLRERHIDEVQGYLLGRPMPFDELLPLLMRYVERERNAVASAVPAPAVV; this is translated from the coding sequence ATGACTTCCACAATGGCGAGCACCAGCACATCCGCCGTCGGCGCCCGTCCGGCGCGCGAGCGGCGCCGGCTGCGGCTGCTCGCCGTGGGCTGGGGACTGGCCGCGCTCCTGCCGGTGATCGCCGTCGTGCTCGCGGTCACCGACTATCGCGAATACCAGGACGCGCGCGAGGTTCGCAGCCGGCTGGTCGCCGACGCGGTACAGCGCCAGCTCCTCGATCGACTCGGGCTGCTCGGACGCCAGCTGGCGGGCGCGGCCTCCACGTCGGATGGCACCGCACTCGTGCCGATGGCCGACGTCACGGTCACGCCGGCAACCGCGGCGGATTCGATGGGCGCATCCGGGGCGCGCGTGGGCGCGCCGACGCGCATCGGCGGACGGTGGCGCCTTCCGGTCTCGCGTCGCGTGGGCGACCGCATCGTCCGGGCGACGATCGACCCCGAAGTACTCACCGCCGTCGTCCGCGGGTACCGCCTGGATCGGCACGATTTTGTAAGCCTCGTGCAGGACAGCCGCGTGCTCGTCGCGCGCTGGCCGCGCACGGAACGCGGCCTGGGCTCGCCCGTAGGCCGCTCGCCGCTGTTCGAACCGCACTACGCGCGCCTGCGCGAAGGGCGCTACGTCTCGGCGACGCTGAGCGACGGACGCTGGCGGGAGCATGCGTTCCGCCGGCTGCCAGGCACCGGCCTCGCGATCATCGTGGGCACCGAACCGCCGCAGATGCTGGACCTCTGGGGCCGGCCCGCGGGCGCGATCTGCATCATCGCGCTGCTGCTGGCGCTCGCGTGGAGCTGGCTGGTCCGCCGCTTCGATCGCGTGCTGCACCAGCTCGAGAACCGCGAGGAGCGCTTGGAGCAGGCGAAGACGCTCGCCATGCTCGGCGAATACGAATGGGATCCGCGCACCGGGATCATCCAGGTCAGCCGCCAGGGCGCGCGGATCTACGGCCTGCCGGAAACCACCCGCGCGATGCCGCTGGACGACGTCATGGAGCTGGTGCATCCCGACGACCACGCGATCGTGCAAGCGGGCGGTGTCGAGGTCATGGCCAGCGGCGGCCCCACCGACGTCCAGTTCCGCATCCGCCGTACCGATGGCGCCGAGCGTGTCGTTCTCGCGCGGTCGCTCGTCACGCACGACGAGTATGGCCAGACGATCGTGCGCGGCATCCAGCAGGACGTAACCGAACTGGTCGAAGCCCGCGAGCGCGCGCACGAAGCGGAGGAGGAGTACCGCTTCCTCTTCGAACACAACCCGCTGCCGATGTGGGTGTTCGACCGCGACACGCTGCAGATCCTCGCGATCAACGACGCGATGGTTTCGCACTACGGCTACACGCGCGACGAACTGATCGGCGCGAGCATGCTGTCCTTCCGCCCCGACTCCGAGCACGAGGCGGTGCGCGCCGCGGCGGCGGACGCCTCTTCGCGCCGCCCGCAGGGCAAGGTGTGGACGCACCTGCATCGCAATGGCCATGTCATGCGCATGGCCATCTACAACCATGACATCGACTTCCACGGCCGCAACGCGCGCCTGGTCGCCGCCGAAGACGTGACCGAGCGCGAGCGCGCGCAGGAACGCTTCCATCTCGTCTCGCGCGCGACCAGCGACGCGGTCTACGACTACGACGTGCAGAGCGGCGAAGTGTGGTGGAGCGAGAGCTACTACACGCGCTTCGGCACCCTGCCGCAGGACGTCTCGCCGATCGAGGAGTGGTCGACCCGCGTGCACCCGACGGACCACGCGCGCGTGACCAACGGCCTCAAGCACGCACTGGAAAGCGACGACGGCGAGTGGCGTGAGCAGTATCGCTACCGCCGCGGCGACGGCAGCTACGCACTCGTCATCGACCGCGCCTTCATCCAGCGTGACAGCACCGGCCGCGCGTTGCGCGTCGTCGGTGGCATGCTCGACATGAGCGAGCGTGAAAGCTACGAAGAGCGTCTCGCGTACCGCGCCACGCACGATTCCCTGACCGATCTGCCGAACCGCCAGCTCCTGCAGGACCGCCTGCAGCAGGCGCTGCTCAATGCACAGCGCTACGGCCGCGGCGGCGTGCTGATCTTCATCGACCTCGACGACTTCAAGCTGGTCAACGACGCGCTCGGCCACGGCGCGGGCGACCAGGTGCTGCGCGAAGTCGCCGACCGCCTGCGCAGCGTTGCGCGCGAAACCGACACCGTCGCGCGTTTCGGCGGCGACGAGTTCGTCATCGTCCTGACCGAACAGATGGGTGACAGCGGCGCGACCGAAGTCATCCGTCGCATCACCGAGGCGCTTTCGCGCCCGATGGACCTCGGCGACACGCAGCACACGCTGACGGCCAGCCTGGGCTGGTGCCGCTTCCCCGAAGCTGGCAAGGACGTCGAGACGCTGCTCAAGCACGGCGATCTCGCGATGCACCAGGCGAAGCGCCAGGGCCGCAATCGCGCGGTGCCGTTCCAGGCCGAGTTCGTCGACGGCGTGTCACGCCGCGTGCAGCTCGTCGCCGAGCTGCGCCGAGCACTGGAGCGCGACGAATTCGTTCCGGTGTTCCAGCCGCTGTTCGATGCCAACGAACGTCCGGTCGCGCTGGAAACGCTGGTGCGCTGGAACCACCCGGAACGCGGCCTGCTGATGCCGGGCGAGTTCATTCCGGTCTGCGAAGAGAGTGGTCTGATCGTCGATCTCGGCCGGCGCGTGCTCGACCAGGCGGCCCGCCACTACCGCCTGCTGGCCGACGCCGGCCTGCCGCAACTGCGCGTCGCCGTTAACGTGTCGCCGGCACAGTTCAACGACGAACTCGTGCAGTACGTGGCGGAGACGGTGCAGCGTCATCGCCTACCGGCGGAGGTGCTGGAACTCGAAATCACCGAAGGCTTGCTGATGCAGGATCCGGAACGTGCGATCGAGCTGATGCGCCAGATCGCCGGCCTCGGCGTGAGCTTCTCGATCGACGACTTCGGCACGGGCTATTCGTCGCTGGCTTACCTCAAGCGTTTCCCGATCGATCGTCTGAAGATCGATCGATCGTTCGTGCGCGACCTCGGCAGCGACGAGGACGACGCCGCGATCTGCAACTCGATCATCGGCCTCGCGCACGCGCTGGACATCCGCACCGTCGCGGAAGGTGTCGAAACGTCACTGCAGCTGGACTGGCTGCGCGAGCGCCACATCGACGAAGTGCAGGGCTACCTGCTCGGTCGCCCGATGCCGTTCGACGAACTGCTGCCGCTGCTCATGCGCTACGTCGAACGCGAACGCAATGCGGTCGCGTCCGCCGTTCCGGCGCCAGCAGTCGTCTGA
- the asnB gene encoding asparagine synthase B has protein sequence MCSILAAFDLRPDADLHVLRPLALAMSARQRHRGPDWSGVHADDAALLVHERLAIVDPVGGAQPIVSQDGRVVLAVNGEIYNHRELRASMPDYAFTTGSDCEPISALYTHEADIGAWLDRLNGIFAFALWDREARRFVIARDPIGVCPLYWGHDADGRVWVASEMKAIARNCPDVGPFPPGHWYDSATGQLRRYHVRDWRRFEATEGVQVSKAELRDAFERAVHRQMMSDVPYGVLLSGGLDSSLVAAVAARYARRRIEDDDQSEAWWPRLHSFAIGLEGSPDLAAAQIAADAIGTVHHGFTYTVEEGIDALPEVIRHIETYDVTTIRASTPMFLLARRIRAMGIKMVLSGEGSDEIFGGYLYFHKAPNAREFHEETVRKLEALHQFDCLRANKSMMAWGVEARVPFLDTEFLDVAMHMDATAKMAGKGRIEKAVLREAFEGALPDSILWRQKEQFSDGVGYGWIDSLKAHADAQVTDAALATAEFRYPINPPQAKEAYLYRTLFERWYPGEACARTVPGGKSIACSTPAAIAWDAAFANAADPSGRAVAGVHEAALAPAGETRVTAA, from the coding sequence ATGTGCTCGATCCTCGCCGCGTTCGACCTCCGTCCCGACGCCGATCTCCACGTGCTTCGGCCCCTCGCGCTCGCCATGTCGGCGCGACAACGCCATCGCGGCCCCGACTGGAGTGGCGTGCACGCCGACGACGCGGCGCTGCTGGTGCACGAGCGCCTCGCCATCGTCGACCCGGTTGGCGGCGCGCAGCCGATCGTGTCGCAGGACGGCCGCGTCGTGCTCGCGGTCAACGGCGAGATCTACAACCACCGCGAGCTGCGTGCGTCCATGCCGGACTACGCGTTCACCACCGGCTCGGACTGCGAACCGATCAGCGCGCTCTACACGCATGAGGCCGACATCGGCGCGTGGCTCGACCGGCTCAACGGCATCTTCGCGTTCGCGCTGTGGGATCGCGAAGCGCGCCGCTTCGTGATCGCGCGCGATCCGATCGGCGTCTGCCCGTTGTACTGGGGGCACGATGCCGATGGTCGCGTGTGGGTGGCATCGGAAATGAAGGCGATCGCGCGCAACTGCCCCGACGTGGGCCCCTTCCCGCCTGGGCACTGGTACGACAGCGCGACCGGTCAGCTCCGTCGCTACCACGTGCGTGACTGGCGTCGCTTCGAAGCGACCGAAGGCGTGCAGGTATCGAAGGCCGAGCTACGCGACGCGTTCGAACGCGCCGTGCATCGCCAGATGATGAGCGACGTGCCGTACGGCGTATTGCTGTCCGGCGGCCTGGATTCGTCGCTGGTCGCCGCCGTCGCCGCACGTTATGCGCGGCGTCGCATCGAGGACGACGATCAGAGTGAGGCGTGGTGGCCGCGCCTGCACTCGTTCGCGATCGGTCTCGAAGGCTCACCGGATCTCGCCGCTGCGCAGATCGCGGCCGATGCGATCGGCACCGTGCATCACGGCTTCACTTACACGGTGGAGGAGGGCATCGACGCACTGCCCGAAGTCATCCGTCACATCGAAACATATGACGTCACCACGATCCGCGCGTCGACACCGATGTTCCTGCTCGCGCGCCGCATCCGTGCCATGGGCATCAAGATGGTGCTGTCGGGCGAGGGCAGCGACGAAATCTTCGGCGGCTATCTCTATTTCCACAAGGCGCCGAACGCGCGCGAATTCCACGAGGAAACGGTGCGCAAGCTCGAGGCGCTGCACCAGTTCGACTGCCTGCGCGCGAACAAGTCGATGATGGCCTGGGGTGTGGAAGCACGCGTGCCGTTCCTCGACACCGAGTTCCTCGACGTCGCCATGCACATGGACGCGACCGCGAAGATGGCGGGCAAGGGCCGCATCGAGAAGGCCGTGCTGCGCGAAGCATTCGAAGGTGCGCTGCCCGATTCCATCCTGTGGCGGCAGAAGGAGCAGTTCAGCGACGGCGTCGGCTACGGCTGGATCGATTCGCTGAAGGCGCATGCCGACGCGCAGGTGACCGATGCCGCGCTCGCCACCGCCGAGTTCCGCTACCCGATCAACCCGCCCCAGGCCAAGGAGGCCTACCTCTACCGGACGCTGTTCGAGCGCTGGTATCCGGGCGAGGCCTGTGCGCGCACGGTGCCGGGCGGCAAGTCGATCGCCTGCTCGACGCCGGCCGCGATCGCTTGGGACGCTGCCTTCGCGAATGCCGCCGATCCGTCGGGCCGCGCGGTTGCTGGCGTCCACGAAGCGGCACTGGCACCGGCAGGCGAGACGCGCGTCACGGCTGCATGA
- a CDS encoding VOC family protein, with the protein MSFNPVNWFEIYVDDMARARRFYETVLERRLSQLPSPEIQMWAFDATPDQPGAGGALVHYDGLKAGGASTIVYFRTADCAVEASRVEAAGGRIHKPKMSIGPYGFIALAVDTEGNMFGLHSMA; encoded by the coding sequence ATGTCGTTCAACCCCGTCAACTGGTTCGAGATCTACGTCGACGACATGGCGCGCGCACGCCGCTTCTACGAGACGGTGCTGGAGCGCCGTCTCTCGCAGCTGCCGTCGCCCGAGATCCAGATGTGGGCGTTCGACGCCACGCCCGATCAGCCCGGCGCCGGCGGCGCGCTGGTGCACTACGACGGACTGAAGGCAGGCGGTGCATCGACGATCGTCTACTTCCGCACAGCCGACTGCGCCGTCGAGGCGTCACGCGTGGAAGCGGCTGGGGGCCGCATCCACAAGCCCAAGATGTCGATCGGGCCGTACGGATTCATCGCGCTCGCCGTCGACACCGAGGGCAACATGTTCGGCCTGCACTCGATGGCGTGA
- a CDS encoding UdgX family uracil-DNA binding protein (This protein belongs to the uracil DNA glycosylase superfamily, members of which act in excision repair of DNA. However, it belongs more specifically to UdgX branch, whose founding member was found to bind uracil in DNA (where it does not belong), without cleaving it, appears to promote DNA repair by a pathway involving RecA, rather than base excision.), whose amino-acid sequence MWRAVVEPAWDLGAWRDAARRALQAGIAPESIEWNGDVDGLLGGRALDDAPVVHAAPNVPGAFLRLAQAVVAHRDLQRHALLYRLLWRITQGETSLLEHNADVEVRRAAQMEKAVHRDSHKMKAFVRFREVPGEANTFVAWYEPDHHVVDLVAPFFAKRFAGMRWAILTPYRRAIWDGEALALGDGGDRSEVPREDAGEALWRRYYASIFNPARLNPRAMKAEMPVRFWKHLPEAQDLPELMRDASRRVDAMVARSPEPARRVIPAPVFAQATPVDDLDALHLALRDCRNCPLWQPATQAVPGEGPRDARIVFVGEQPGDEEDLCGRPFAGPAGRLFDRAMAEAGLDRSAVYVTNAVKHFKFEQRGKRRIHQRANAAEQAACRGWLERELELLQPEYIVGLGATAATALLGRGFPLMRERGRWHPAPDGTPVLATVHPSWVLRQPLDVQDEAYRGLLEDLRRVAHATPRDAPTLATPALIGAD is encoded by the coding sequence ATGTGGCGTGCAGTCGTCGAGCCGGCATGGGACCTTGGCGCGTGGCGTGATGCGGCGCGTCGCGCGCTGCAGGCGGGCATCGCGCCGGAGTCGATTGAATGGAACGGTGATGTCGACGGCCTGCTCGGCGGGCGTGCGCTCGACGATGCTCCGGTCGTGCACGCCGCACCGAACGTTCCCGGTGCGTTCCTTCGACTTGCGCAGGCCGTGGTCGCGCACCGCGATTTGCAGCGGCACGCGCTGCTGTACCGGTTGCTGTGGCGCATCACGCAGGGCGAGACGTCGCTGCTCGAGCACAACGCCGATGTCGAGGTGCGTCGCGCGGCACAGATGGAAAAGGCGGTGCACCGCGATTCGCACAAGATGAAGGCGTTCGTGCGCTTCCGCGAAGTGCCGGGCGAAGCGAACACGTTCGTCGCCTGGTACGAGCCGGATCATCACGTCGTCGATCTGGTCGCGCCATTCTTTGCCAAGCGCTTCGCCGGCATGCGCTGGGCGATCCTCACGCCGTACCGGCGCGCGATCTGGGATGGCGAGGCGCTTGCACTCGGCGATGGGGGCGATCGCAGCGAAGTGCCACGCGAGGATGCGGGCGAGGCGCTATGGCGGCGCTATTACGCGAGCATCTTCAATCCCGCACGATTGAATCCGCGCGCGATGAAGGCCGAGATGCCGGTGCGGTTCTGGAAGCACCTGCCCGAAGCGCAGGATCTGCCCGAGCTGATGCGCGATGCTTCGCGTCGCGTCGATGCGATGGTGGCGCGCTCGCCCGAGCCGGCGAGACGCGTGATTCCGGCGCCGGTCTTTGCGCAGGCAACGCCGGTCGACGATCTCGACGCGTTGCATCTCGCGCTTCGTGACTGTCGCAACTGCCCGCTGTGGCAGCCGGCGACGCAGGCGGTGCCGGGCGAAGGTCCGCGTGATGCGCGCATCGTCTTCGTCGGTGAACAGCCGGGCGACGAGGAAGACCTGTGCGGTCGGCCGTTCGCTGGGCCCGCCGGTCGCCTGTTCGACCGCGCGATGGCGGAGGCGGGACTGGATCGCAGTGCCGTGTATGTCACCAACGCGGTCAAGCATTTCAAGTTCGAGCAGCGCGGCAAGCGGCGCATCCACCAGCGCGCGAACGCAGCGGAACAGGCGGCGTGTCGTGGCTGGCTGGAGCGAGAGCTGGAACTGCTGCAGCCCGAATACATCGTCGGCCTCGGCGCGACGGCGGCGACGGCACTGCTCGGTCGTGGGTTTCCGTTGATGCGCGAACGCGGACGCTGGCATCCGGCGCCGGATGGCACGCCCGTGCTCGCGACGGTGCATCCGTCGTGGGTGCTGCGACAGCCGCTGGATGTACAGGACGAGGCGTACCGCGGTCTGCTCGAGGATCTGCGTCGTGTGGCGCACGCAACGCCGAGGGACGCGCCGACGCTCGCAACACCTGCATTGATCGGCGCGGACTAG